Part of the Passer domesticus isolate bPasDom1 chromosome 8, bPasDom1.hap1, whole genome shotgun sequence genome is shown below.
agggggttgtgacatcacagagctgtctgtgacatcatggagtagggtatgaggccatagagcagatccggatgtaacagctggtggctctgtgacatcagcgagtgggttgtgacattaCTAGgggctgtgtaacatcatagagaagactgtgacatcacagaacagactgtgacatcccaaagcaactttctgacatcacagagtcttctgggacatcacaatgcagctgcatgacattccagggtgacatcccagaattggctctgtgacaaaacaagggtgctgtatgacatcccagagtgggctgtgacatcacaggtggctgtgttacatcatagggtgctctgtgacatcacaggatgctgtatgagatcacagatggctgtgtgacatccaaggggccgtgtgacatcacagggaggCTGCtagtccctgctcagcagcctggcaggggccgccccatggtgctgcccttggcattgcacatccccacatgccagagcccatcccaggaagagccctgaggaaggagggaggaacagaatctgcctggccaggggctggggctcaggccttggccctttgcattcctgaaacacatccaggtttattcagcaccagagacacctttgccttgtttgtccccagctgtcatcactgcctcctgtgttctgctctgactggaacctggggacactttctcagtcatgtccctcagtgggacccattaaaacttcaagaaactttggagtttcaatttaactttgagttctggagaagtctttggaaggctctctcagggactgagtctgatgtaaacaacacccaagtcccaagagggtcattaaagtctttgttctgtgtctgtgctgctgagctttaaaggaacagctcttcccaggaccagctcctctcccagcccagcagggctgagggctctgcctgcaggcactgaggggacaggaggcaggcagagacaggctgaggaagtcattgagctgaaacttcactgggggaaagatcttcacagccctccacatggtgagtcagtggatgcagggcaatgtcccctgtgctcctggagggatctcctgaagccagcacaccccacagcctgggggatgtgccaggaggactctcccaatttctctgtggcaggggagcaggaggaggaggatgtgctgcagagcagagctgccctgggcaccctcagagggacagggcaggacggCTCCTGCTGCCATGGACGGCTGCAGGGggtgaagctggggctgcagccagggctgccagggctgtcctgcagagcaggtcctgcagccctcagggctcttggccagcccaggggatgtgccacCTGCCGGGGGCAGCTCTCAACcttcctggcagctccccatggacactGCAGGGGAGAAGTTGGAGGTGGCAGGAGCAACCCCCATCAGGGCAGATTCCTCCTGCTGTGGAGATGGTGCTgcatggccagggctgctctcagctttCTCCTAAAGGGAAGGGGCTGTCAGCTTTGGGTGTGTCACTGAGACTCCTGCACTGTCAGCCTGGGCATGAGCAGATGTGCCTCAGATCTCCCTCAGAAATtgcctcctcagcctcctctccctccagacagcagcagcagcaccttggcttgcagcatctctgtttgTCTGCCCTGCCCTTaaggccctgctgccagggagatgcccctGGGCAGTTCCCTGTgttgggaggggtctgcagggcagagctgagcccccagggctgggctgggctctggaagcactggcagggacaaggctcagGTAGAGAGAAACAGCTCCAAATAGGCacaactgcaggcagcagacagacagaccAACCTTTGGCATCcctccctgtccagctgcacagggaaagagagaagggttTGGAGAGATTGATTTTGAAACTGGAGTGTTCAAAAAGGCCACGTTATTTTTAAGTACACTTTTAAATTTGTCCATCCTGTATTAGAGGCTGGTGAAATGAACAAAGGACTCCTGTGTGGGACCAGCAGGTCTGACTGTCTGActgctctggggcacagggagccctgttTTCCTTCTGGGCTCCCCAGTGTTCAGGCTGAGAGTAGTGCTAAGAACAAGATATCTGCCCCTTCTAAAAAACACGTGTTTACTTAGCAGCCAaacctaaattaaaaaaaaaaaaaagtaaatgaaatttccccaaagaaagagaagcaattttGAGTGATTGTGTAAGAAATTAGCAGAGGATTGACTCAAGGTACTTTGTCCAGATTATCAATGTTGTCTTTGAATAGCTCACAATACCCAGAGTGAagaaatgtccaacagcagctccatcagccacttcctcctgctggcattggcagacacgcgacagctgcagctcctgcacttctgcctcttgctgggcatctccctggctgccctcctgggcaacggcctcatcatcagcgccgtagcctgcggccaccacctgcacacacccatgttcttcttcctgctcaacctggccctcagcgacctgggctccatctgcaccactgtccccaaagccatgcacaattccctctggaacaccaccaccatctcctacacaggatgtgctgctcagctcttccTCTTTATGTTCTTCCTGTCAGCAGAGTTTtatctcctgaccatcatgtgctacgaccgttacgtgtccatctgcaaacccctgcactacagGACCCTagtgggcagcagagcttgtacCCACATGGCaacagctgcctgggccagtgcctttctccaTGCTCTCATGCACATGGCCAATaccttttccctgcccctgtgccatggcaatgccctgggccagttcttctgtgaaattccccagatcctcaagctttcctgctccaaatcctatctcagggaacttgggctcatTGCTGTTAGTGCCTGTTTGctatttggttgttttgtgtttattgttttctcctatgtgcagatcttcagggctgtgctgaggatcccatctgagcagggacggcacaaagtcTTTTCCACCTGCATCCCTCACCTGGCCGTGCTCTCCCTCTTCATCAGCAGAGTCATGtttgcctacctgaaacccCCCTCCGTGTCCTCTCCATcgctggatctggccctgtcagttctgtactcagttGTGACTCCAGctctgaaccccctcatctacagcctgaggaaccaagagctcaaggctgcagtgtggagactgatgactggatgct
Proteins encoded:
- the LOC135305818 gene encoding olfactory receptor 14J1-like, with protein sequence MSNSSSISHFLLLALADTRQLQLLHFCLLLGISLAALLGNGLIISAVACGHHLHTPMFFFLLNLALSDLGSICTTVPKAMHNSLWNTTTISYTGCAAQLFLFMFFLSAEFYLLTIMCYDRYVSICKPLHYRTLVGSRACTHMATAAWASAFLHALMHMANTFSLPLCHGNALGQFFCEIPQILKLSCSKSYLRELGLIAVSACLLFGCFVFIVFSYVQIFRAVLRIPSEQGRHKVFSTCIPHLAVLSLFISRVMFAYLKPPSVSSPSLDLALSVLYSVVTPALNPLIYSLRNQELKAAVWRLMTGCFQKH